Proteins from a genomic interval of Rhodococcoides fascians A25f:
- a CDS encoding 3-oxoacyl-ACP reductase family protein, with amino-acid sequence MSLQGKVAVVTGGGRGIGAAIALELASRGAAVAVWDLNEESAEKTVAAIEEVGGRAIAVGGDAAEAGSVAAAAATIKQQLGPVGILVNNAGVTTYALFPSLSEEEWDRMIRINLKGPFLVTKAFVPDMLDAGWGRIINISSSSAQTGAPALAHYASSKGGVMGMTKALAMEFADKGITVNTVPPGFIDTPLLREGLPDPSAAAATMPMKRAGQPEDIAHAVAYLASDGAAYVTGQTLSVNGGRYLG; translated from the coding sequence ATGTCGTTGCAAGGCAAAGTAGCAGTAGTCACCGGTGGTGGCCGCGGTATCGGCGCGGCGATCGCGCTGGAACTGGCATCAAGAGGCGCTGCGGTAGCGGTGTGGGACCTGAACGAGGAAAGCGCGGAAAAGACCGTTGCGGCAATAGAAGAGGTCGGCGGTCGAGCAATTGCAGTCGGCGGAGACGCAGCAGAAGCAGGGTCCGTCGCAGCTGCGGCCGCGACGATCAAGCAACAGTTGGGCCCGGTGGGAATCCTGGTCAACAATGCGGGTGTAACCACGTATGCGCTGTTCCCGAGCCTGTCCGAGGAGGAATGGGATCGCATGATCCGCATCAATCTCAAGGGCCCGTTCCTGGTGACCAAGGCCTTCGTCCCGGACATGTTGGACGCAGGGTGGGGGCGCATCATCAACATCTCATCCTCGTCTGCTCAGACCGGCGCGCCTGCACTTGCGCATTACGCGTCATCCAAAGGAGGCGTCATGGGTATGACCAAAGCGCTTGCCATGGAGTTCGCCGACAAGGGCATCACCGTCAACACCGTGCCCCCTGGCTTCATCGACACGCCACTGCTGCGCGAGGGCCTCCCCGACCCGTCGGCTGCGGCAGCAACCATGCCGATGAAGCGGGCGGGCCAGCCCGAGGATATCGCGCATGCCGTCGCGTATCTGGCCTCCGACGGTGCTGCCTATGTCACCGGCCAGACGCTGAGCGTCAACGGTGGTCGTTACCTCGGATGA
- a CDS encoding nuclear transport factor 2 family protein: protein MSTRTATDVSAVDGVLAAIAAYAHALDEGRTSDVVALFTDDGVSEITGYGTFSGHEQLTGAYANLVPMAPQRHMTGNSVVTVVSADEATVSSDFVLFVRGESGWAVQLAGHYEDTLRIRSGQWLFQRRLTTFEM, encoded by the coding sequence ATGAGCACGAGAACAGCAACGGACGTATCTGCAGTCGACGGAGTTCTTGCGGCCATCGCGGCGTACGCGCACGCTTTGGACGAGGGGCGAACCTCGGATGTGGTGGCTCTGTTCACCGATGACGGTGTATCCGAAATAACCGGCTACGGAACATTTTCCGGTCACGAACAACTGACCGGTGCGTATGCCAACCTGGTGCCGATGGCACCGCAGCGTCACATGACCGGAAATTCTGTAGTCACTGTGGTGAGCGCCGACGAGGCAACGGTGTCCAGCGATTTCGTCCTGTTCGTTCGCGGAGAATCAGGTTGGGCCGTGCAGCTCGCGGGTCACTACGAGGACACGCTTCGGATCCGGTCAGGTCAGTGGCTTTTCCAGCGCAGGCTGACCACTTTCGAGATGTAA
- a CDS encoding mycofactocin-coupled SDR family oxidoreductase: MTKEIPEEPIPDAPNGHRYEGKVVFVTGAARGQGRAEVVRFAAEGADIIALDICADLPTAGYPGATVEDLDETARLVRALGRRIVTSTTDTKDFHGLKAALENGVNELGRLDVVVANAGMTTAALTWEIDLEHWHATIDNNLHGAFYTAKAAVPIMIEQGAGGAIVFTSSVAGLKGLPFLADYVAAKHGVTGLAKTLANELAIHRIRVNSVHPHGVRTGLTVPELHEAMALRSELGLLYMGSLPDQMSESEDIAAAVAWIASNEARHVTGVQLPVDLGRTNR; this comes from the coding sequence ATGACCAAGGAAATCCCCGAAGAGCCCATCCCTGACGCACCGAACGGCCATCGATACGAGGGCAAAGTCGTATTCGTCACCGGTGCGGCGCGTGGCCAGGGGCGCGCCGAGGTCGTCCGCTTCGCGGCCGAGGGTGCAGACATCATCGCGCTGGACATCTGTGCCGATCTCCCGACGGCGGGATATCCGGGCGCAACGGTGGAAGACCTGGACGAGACTGCGCGGTTGGTCCGCGCGTTGGGTCGCCGAATCGTCACCAGCACAACGGACACCAAGGACTTTCACGGATTGAAGGCAGCTCTCGAAAACGGTGTGAACGAGCTGGGACGGCTCGATGTTGTCGTTGCCAACGCGGGAATGACTACAGCTGCGTTGACATGGGAGATCGATCTGGAGCACTGGCATGCGACGATCGACAACAACCTTCACGGGGCGTTCTATACCGCGAAGGCAGCGGTGCCGATCATGATCGAACAGGGGGCCGGTGGCGCGATCGTCTTCACGAGTTCGGTTGCCGGGCTCAAGGGACTACCGTTCCTGGCCGATTATGTTGCTGCCAAACACGGGGTGACGGGATTGGCCAAGACGCTGGCAAACGAGTTGGCCATTCACCGCATTCGTGTCAACTCCGTGCACCCGCACGGAGTTCGGACCGGGCTGACCGTTCCTGAACTTCACGAAGCCATGGCGCTTCGCTCGGAACTGGGCTTGCTGTACATGGGAAGTCTCCCGGACCAGATGAGCGAGTCCGAGGACATCGCCGCAGCCGTCGCGTGGATCGCATCGAACGAGGCCCGACACGTCACCGGGGTGCAGCTCCCGGTTGATCTGGGCCGGACGAATCGTTAG
- a CDS encoding enoyl-CoA hydratase-related protein, translating into MTVDDVSASVTDEEVPLLVTRDGQVEIFTLNRPDRRNAINRAMRKAIKKQLWRADADDEVRVVVITGAGSSFSSGVDLPEALAGPPPRTEGTTPTQVLRAMSKPIIAAVNGPCYTGGFEFAVNCSFIIASERAKFVDTHAQIGLLNGWGGSALLPRAVGLPAAIQIILGGQPVDAATAERIGLANEVVPHDRLMTRTMDVAHAIAQGHPGAVQRMLRLLKDGAGTSVTHALGLEAEAGATFRRDNADVGARFGRQRAAQTD; encoded by the coding sequence ATGACTGTCGACGACGTCAGCGCATCGGTGACCGACGAAGAAGTGCCGTTGCTGGTAACCAGAGACGGGCAGGTTGAGATTTTCACCCTGAACCGTCCCGACCGCAGAAATGCCATCAATCGGGCGATGCGCAAGGCCATCAAGAAGCAACTGTGGCGAGCCGATGCCGACGACGAGGTCCGGGTCGTCGTGATCACCGGTGCCGGGTCATCGTTCTCGTCCGGCGTGGATCTGCCGGAGGCGCTCGCGGGGCCGCCACCCCGAACGGAGGGAACCACGCCGACGCAGGTGCTGAGGGCGATGTCCAAGCCGATCATCGCCGCGGTGAACGGGCCTTGCTATACAGGCGGATTCGAGTTCGCGGTGAATTGTTCGTTCATCATCGCCTCCGAACGCGCCAAGTTCGTCGATACCCATGCGCAGATCGGTTTGCTCAACGGCTGGGGAGGAAGTGCGTTGCTCCCGCGCGCTGTCGGGTTACCCGCCGCCATTCAGATCATCCTCGGCGGTCAACCCGTCGACGCAGCTACCGCCGAGCGCATCGGGCTGGCCAACGAAGTGGTTCCACACGATCGGCTCATGACCAGAACCATGGATGTTGCCCATGCGATCGCCCAGGGGCATCCCGGAGCCGTGCAACGCATGCTGCGGTTGTTGAAGGACGGTGCAGGGACGTCGGTTACTCACGCACTGGGTCTGGAAGCCGAGGCCGGAGCGACTTTTCGTCGTGACAATGCAGATGTCGGCGCTCGTTTCGGGCGCCAGCGCGCGGCGCAGACGGACTGA
- a CDS encoding NAD(P)H-dependent flavin oxidoreductase, translated as MLKTRFTETFGVEHPIVQGGMMFVGRAELAAAVSNGGGLGIITALTQPTPADLAEEIRRCQALTDKPFAVNLTLTLSINPPPFAEFRRVIIDSGVKIVETAGSDPTVHVEHFKEHGLKVIHKCTSVWHALKAEKVGVDAVSIDGFECAGHPGEDDVPGLVLIPAAADALSIPFVASGGFADGRGLAAALALGADGINMGTRFMCTEESPIHDNIKNLIVDASERDTRLIMRQLRNSMRVSKNTVSDEVIEILNKGGRFKDIKDLVAGVRGRTVFQNGDPELGVWTVGLVQGLIHDIPPAGELVQKISADAEQLLLGLTRTVVVDPVAAAGRG; from the coding sequence ATGCTGAAAACGCGATTCACAGAGACATTCGGTGTCGAGCACCCCATTGTCCAGGGTGGAATGATGTTCGTCGGCCGCGCCGAGTTGGCCGCAGCTGTTTCCAACGGTGGTGGACTCGGAATTATCACTGCACTCACTCAGCCCACGCCCGCCGATCTGGCGGAGGAGATCAGGCGGTGTCAGGCGCTCACCGACAAGCCGTTCGCAGTGAACTTGACGCTGACGCTCTCGATCAACCCACCACCCTTCGCCGAATTCCGCCGAGTAATTATCGATTCCGGCGTGAAGATCGTGGAGACGGCCGGGTCGGACCCCACCGTGCATGTCGAGCACTTCAAGGAACACGGTCTGAAGGTGATTCACAAGTGCACCAGTGTGTGGCACGCCCTCAAAGCAGAGAAGGTCGGCGTGGATGCGGTCAGCATCGACGGCTTCGAGTGCGCGGGTCATCCGGGTGAAGACGACGTGCCAGGCTTGGTCCTGATTCCGGCGGCCGCGGATGCGCTGTCGATCCCGTTCGTTGCCTCCGGGGGATTCGCGGACGGCCGCGGTCTCGCTGCGGCGTTGGCTCTCGGCGCCGACGGCATCAACATGGGCACCCGATTCATGTGCACCGAGGAAAGCCCCATTCACGACAACATCAAGAACCTCATCGTGGATGCAAGCGAACGGGATACGCGGCTGATTATGCGGCAACTACGAAATTCGATGCGTGTATCGAAGAACACCGTCAGTGACGAAGTGATCGAGATACTGAACAAGGGCGGACGGTTCAAAGACATCAAGGACCTGGTGGCCGGAGTACGAGGACGCACCGTCTTCCAGAACGGGGACCCGGAGTTGGGCGTCTGGACCGTCGGTCTCGTGCAGGGATTGATTCACGACATCCCTCCGGCCGGTGAACTGGTGCAAAAGATCTCGGCCGACGCGGAGCAATTGTTGCTGGGCTTGACCCGCACCGTTGTCGTCGATCCGGTAGCCGCGGCAGGGCGTGGGTAG
- a CDS encoding carboxymuconolactone decarboxylase family protein, translating into MTIENATVSTDTDLRAAGLQALREALPGVIPEGDVDLRDGRLGEDLVELGLVSVWGQMWTREGLSKRDRSLITIALLVALRCDAELKTHSRVAITNGVTKPEIAEILYHAAGYTGFPAAVAAREVVREALDS; encoded by the coding sequence GTGACAATCGAAAACGCAACAGTGTCCACGGACACCGATCTGCGCGCAGCGGGCCTACAGGCCCTACGCGAAGCTCTGCCCGGCGTGATCCCGGAAGGCGATGTCGATCTGCGAGATGGACGGCTCGGTGAGGATCTGGTCGAACTCGGATTGGTCAGCGTCTGGGGCCAGATGTGGACGCGAGAGGGACTGTCCAAGCGCGACCGCAGTCTGATCACGATCGCCCTACTGGTGGCGCTTCGGTGTGACGCGGAGCTGAAGACCCATTCTCGGGTGGCCATCACCAACGGTGTGACAAAACCCGAGATCGCCGAGATCCTTTATCACGCAGCGGGTTACACGGGATTCCCTGCTGCGGTGGCCGCACGTGAAGTGGTGCGCGAGGCGCTCGACTCCTAG
- a CDS encoding ferredoxin: protein MKVVVDQDKCVAAGQCVAASMEVFDQRDEDGIVVLLEEFPSAELAEDVRQAAAVCPALAIQIEE, encoded by the coding sequence ATGAAGGTTGTTGTCGATCAGGACAAGTGTGTGGCAGCGGGGCAGTGCGTCGCGGCATCGATGGAGGTTTTCGACCAGCGGGACGAAGACGGAATAGTTGTTCTGCTCGAGGAGTTCCCGTCGGCAGAGCTCGCCGAGGACGTTCGACAGGCAGCAGCAGTCTGCCCAGCCTTGGCCATTCAGATCGAGGAATGA
- a CDS encoding sensor histidine kinase, whose translation MSMNTPMWTQGPRLLENTLFVIMGLALTVEFVRLLADDNPVGGWVSLVVSAAGVASIRKLPAFALLAVSSGPIAGAGLGWDPITTWSVACFAALILALRGLPAVLTGVVVSAAVLTASGLAGGSIVPSVNPGASIGAFAALVTTTAGSSIRAHRKYWFELEHRTQDAVMTRAAAVDRAIAEERVSIARDLHDSVGHHIAVVSMHLGAAEVHLPAGAEAARTDLESARSGIQEVLRETQQILKVLRVDGHSDPGAPTANHHRIAELVDTFSAAGMEIEASLPGLDLEMPPSTSAAAFRIVQEALTNANRHGAGAVSLTLTVSRRGEVVIEIVNVRSKNRKTSISTDGGGRGLIGMKERATSIGGTLDAAAEGELFWVKARLPLEDGPAR comes from the coding sequence ATGAGCATGAACACTCCGATGTGGACCCAGGGCCCTCGGCTCCTCGAGAACACCCTGTTCGTGATCATGGGTCTGGCGCTGACCGTCGAGTTCGTTCGCCTGCTGGCCGACGACAACCCCGTCGGTGGCTGGGTGTCGCTCGTCGTTTCCGCCGCTGGCGTTGCCTCGATTCGAAAGTTACCGGCATTCGCTCTACTGGCCGTCTCCTCAGGTCCGATTGCCGGCGCAGGCCTCGGCTGGGATCCCATCACCACGTGGTCGGTCGCCTGTTTCGCTGCCCTGATCCTGGCGCTGCGCGGGCTTCCCGCCGTTCTCACCGGAGTCGTGGTTTCGGCCGCGGTTCTGACGGCTTCGGGCTTGGCCGGGGGATCGATTGTGCCGTCCGTCAACCCTGGAGCATCCATAGGTGCTTTCGCCGCCCTGGTGACCACAACGGCGGGTAGTTCGATTCGCGCACATCGGAAGTACTGGTTCGAACTGGAACACAGGACACAGGACGCCGTGATGACCCGAGCAGCGGCCGTCGACCGAGCGATCGCCGAGGAGCGCGTGAGCATTGCGCGCGACCTGCACGACAGCGTCGGCCACCACATCGCGGTTGTCAGTATGCATTTGGGGGCGGCCGAGGTGCACCTCCCCGCAGGTGCCGAGGCGGCCCGAACCGATCTGGAGTCGGCGCGGAGTGGGATTCAAGAAGTGCTGCGAGAGACCCAGCAAATTCTGAAAGTGTTGAGGGTCGATGGCCATTCCGATCCAGGGGCCCCGACTGCGAATCATCACCGCATAGCCGAATTGGTCGACACCTTTTCTGCGGCCGGCATGGAGATCGAGGCATCGTTACCCGGGCTTGATCTCGAGATGCCACCGAGTACCAGTGCGGCAGCATTCAGAATTGTGCAAGAAGCGTTGACCAACGCCAATCGCCATGGAGCCGGCGCAGTGTCGTTGACACTCACCGTTTCCCGCAGAGGAGAGGTCGTCATCGAGATCGTGAACGTCCGTAGCAAGAATCGGAAGACCAGCATCAGCACCGACGGGGGTGGACGGGGTCTGATCGGCATGAAGGAACGCGCCACGTCCATCGGCGGCACCCTGGACGCCGCCGCGGAGGGTGAACTTTTCTGGGTGAAAGCGCGACTCCCACTCGAGGATGGTCCGGCACGATGA
- a CDS encoding response regulator, giving the protein MITVMLVDDQEMIRMGLRTIIESHDELTVVAEAPDGYAALSTLDTTEVDVVLMDIRMPGIDGVETTKRIRATRTPAELRILVLTTFDQDENVLAALRAGADGFLSKGAGPAELTDGILRVALGERALSANAVHALVDHVKDGMNRPADPAVAALFTALTPRELEVVEAIVRGSSNAEIAGQLFLSPYTVKTHANRAMMKVGAHDRAQLVSLAVQAGMSP; this is encoded by the coding sequence ATGATCACTGTGATGCTCGTCGACGACCAGGAAATGATTCGAATGGGACTGCGCACCATCATCGAATCGCACGACGAGTTGACCGTGGTGGCCGAAGCCCCCGACGGTTACGCGGCGTTGTCGACGCTCGACACCACCGAGGTCGACGTCGTCTTGATGGATATTCGGATGCCGGGAATAGACGGTGTCGAAACGACCAAACGAATTCGCGCGACGCGAACTCCCGCCGAGCTTCGGATACTGGTGCTCACCACTTTCGACCAGGATGAGAACGTGCTGGCGGCCCTGCGCGCGGGTGCCGACGGTTTCCTGAGCAAAGGAGCCGGACCAGCCGAGCTCACCGACGGAATCCTTCGAGTTGCTCTCGGCGAGCGGGCGCTGTCCGCCAATGCGGTGCACGCACTTGTCGACCACGTCAAAGACGGTATGAACCGGCCTGCAGATCCGGCGGTGGCCGCGCTGTTCACGGCCCTGACGCCGAGGGAGCTCGAAGTCGTCGAGGCAATCGTTCGCGGGTCGAGCAATGCCGAGATTGCCGGGCAACTGTTCCTGTCGCCGTACACCGTCAAAACCCATGCGAATCGAGCGATGATGAAAGTAGGGGCTCACGATCGCGCACAACTGGTTTCGCTTGCCGTCCAGGCAGGCATGTCGCCGTGA
- a CDS encoding NAD(P)/FAD-dependent oxidoreductase produces the protein MVSSANSVVVIGGSAAGLTTVEALRRKKFTGEITVLGDEMHAPYDRPPLSKQVLAGAWQPERAALRTEELLAGLDVRFELGETATSLDVSAHAVHTASGRTFSADALVIATGVRPRTLPDQPDLAGVHVLRTLEDSVRLRADLTVGARLVVVGEGVLGSEIAATARSLGVDVTIAGPLAAPMAGQVGPLVSGLLRDLHLENGVHLRLGTGVAGLTGTDGRVSGVELASGDTLPADVVVVAIGAVPCTQWLEGSGLELDNGVVCDSHCRAAEGIYAVGDVARWYHEHTGALMRLENRTNVTEQAAAVAGVITGDSAPYAPIPYFWTDQFDAKLQVHGLLPKDADVDIVEGDVAGRRFVARYRSNGVVTGILGWNMPKQSRMRRQEIVDALTDLSPSR, from the coding sequence ATGGTCAGCAGTGCGAACAGCGTTGTAGTGATCGGTGGGTCTGCAGCAGGATTGACCACTGTCGAGGCGTTGCGCCGTAAGAAGTTCACGGGGGAGATCACCGTTCTCGGTGACGAAATGCATGCGCCGTACGACCGTCCACCGCTCTCGAAACAGGTGCTGGCGGGCGCGTGGCAGCCCGAACGTGCCGCGTTGAGAACCGAAGAGCTTCTGGCCGGCCTCGACGTTCGATTCGAACTCGGAGAAACGGCGACGAGCCTGGATGTCTCGGCGCACGCTGTGCACACGGCGAGCGGACGCACCTTCAGCGCCGACGCCCTGGTGATTGCTACGGGCGTTCGTCCGCGAACGCTTCCCGATCAGCCGGATCTCGCCGGCGTGCATGTACTGCGCACTCTCGAGGATTCCGTCCGGCTGCGCGCAGATCTGACCGTTGGTGCCAGGCTCGTCGTTGTCGGAGAGGGTGTCCTGGGCTCCGAGATCGCAGCCACAGCAAGGAGTCTCGGGGTGGACGTCACCATTGCCGGTCCGTTGGCGGCACCCATGGCCGGGCAGGTAGGTCCACTCGTGTCGGGTCTACTTCGCGATCTTCACCTCGAGAACGGGGTGCACCTACGTCTCGGAACCGGCGTGGCCGGGTTGACGGGCACCGACGGTCGAGTGTCCGGCGTCGAACTCGCGAGCGGTGACACTCTGCCCGCAGACGTCGTGGTCGTCGCGATCGGCGCGGTGCCGTGTACTCAATGGCTCGAAGGCAGCGGACTCGAACTCGACAATGGCGTGGTCTGCGATTCGCACTGCCGGGCAGCCGAGGGAATCTATGCGGTCGGCGACGTCGCACGTTGGTACCACGAGCACACGGGCGCACTGATGCGGTTGGAGAATCGCACCAACGTCACCGAACAGGCCGCGGCCGTCGCCGGTGTGATCACCGGCGACTCCGCTCCCTACGCCCCGATTCCCTATTTCTGGACCGACCAGTTCGACGCCAAATTGCAGGTACATGGATTGCTCCCAAAGGACGCCGACGTGGACATAGTGGAAGGCGACGTCGCCGGCCGTCGTTTCGTTGCTCGATACCGGAGCAACGGTGTGGTGACCGGAATCCTCGGGTGGAACATGCCCAAACAGTCCCGGATGCGTCGACAGGAAATCGTCGACGCCCTCACCGATCTCAGCCCGAGCCGGTGA
- a CDS encoding acyl-CoA dehydrogenase family protein yields MSSTNTDDWRERLAVSLDDYRARPRPVTSRERFDAAVAWQSELVDAALAAPGWPAAVGGMELELEDQLDYYRMMTAAGAPKHPCALSFIVAPTLIVHGTAEQKKRYLEPLLRADEFWCQGFSEPGAGSDLASLSTRAVRDGDVYRVTGQKIWTTMADRADWIFALVRTGPPGRGTAGISYLLISMRSPGVEVRPLREAAGGHHFAEVFFDDVEVPVAQRIGEEGEGWSIMRTSLGHERATAFLADEFRYRATVDKVFRLAIEQGYARDALVRQELAAIETGVRTIATNSARALDAVLRKEDPGAVASINRLVKSEFEQRMHTLALRLTGSGSVLGTRSNGAVEKGRWSYGYLMSRATTIGAGTSEIQRNTIAESVLGLPSHRGEGRRAAAVTPGRPLAAPDEDEAALRQILRSAIAGHVDTASLLARAGEPASMCTALWDELVQFGLPGLAAPDSLGGGGAPVRLLLAAIEEAAYLLAPVPLVPTVIALEVLLAAGADDAARRVVSGSTAAFVVSVDDGGWVTDSGLPQLRDNRLSGVVERVAGAPVAEVLTALAIDFDTDEQVLVVIEPENVERSDQESIDITATVGTVKFDNARCVVVARGPDVEVALDRARVRALGAVAADSVGVANRALSMAVEWAGQREQFGRLIGSFQAVSHRCADMLVAAEGARNQVLSSADLSDDDPDVDVAADLAAASACTAGVAVTEACIQVHGGIGFTWEHPAHLLLRRATANQAWLGRPEVLRDRAVGSVLDRLS; encoded by the coding sequence ATGTCCTCGACGAATACCGATGATTGGCGGGAACGGCTCGCTGTCTCCTTGGACGACTACCGCGCGCGGCCACGGCCGGTAACGTCACGTGAACGATTCGATGCCGCCGTGGCGTGGCAGTCCGAACTCGTGGACGCCGCTCTGGCGGCTCCGGGGTGGCCCGCGGCCGTCGGCGGGATGGAACTCGAACTCGAGGACCAACTCGACTACTACCGAATGATGACGGCCGCAGGTGCCCCCAAACATCCGTGTGCCCTATCGTTCATCGTCGCTCCGACACTGATTGTGCACGGCACGGCCGAGCAGAAGAAGCGCTACCTCGAGCCTTTGCTTCGTGCCGACGAGTTCTGGTGTCAGGGCTTCTCGGAACCGGGCGCGGGCAGCGATCTGGCCTCACTGTCCACTCGTGCCGTTCGGGACGGTGACGTGTATCGGGTGACCGGGCAAAAGATCTGGACGACCATGGCCGACAGAGCAGACTGGATTTTCGCGTTGGTGCGGACCGGCCCTCCCGGCCGTGGCACGGCGGGTATTTCCTATCTGCTCATCTCGATGAGGTCCCCTGGTGTCGAAGTCCGTCCCCTCCGTGAGGCAGCAGGCGGTCACCACTTCGCCGAAGTGTTCTTCGACGATGTGGAAGTGCCGGTGGCGCAGCGTATCGGGGAGGAAGGGGAGGGCTGGTCGATCATGCGAACCTCCCTCGGCCACGAACGGGCGACGGCTTTTCTCGCCGACGAATTCCGTTACCGCGCAACCGTCGACAAAGTGTTCCGTCTGGCAATCGAACAGGGATATGCGCGCGACGCGTTGGTCAGGCAGGAGCTCGCTGCCATCGAAACCGGCGTCCGCACGATTGCCACCAACAGTGCCCGCGCGCTCGACGCGGTGCTTCGCAAGGAAGATCCAGGTGCCGTGGCTTCTATCAACCGACTCGTGAAATCGGAGTTCGAGCAGAGAATGCACACGTTGGCTCTCCGGCTCACCGGATCAGGATCTGTGCTGGGGACTCGTAGCAACGGTGCGGTCGAAAAGGGCAGGTGGAGTTACGGATACCTGATGTCCCGGGCAACGACCATCGGCGCAGGAACCTCGGAGATTCAACGTAACACCATCGCCGAATCGGTTCTGGGTCTGCCATCTCATCGGGGCGAAGGGCGTCGAGCGGCTGCAGTGACACCCGGGCGGCCCCTGGCAGCACCCGACGAGGACGAAGCCGCATTGCGCCAGATCTTGCGCTCCGCGATTGCAGGTCATGTCGATACCGCTTCGCTCCTGGCGCGTGCGGGTGAACCGGCGTCGATGTGCACAGCCCTGTGGGACGAACTGGTTCAGTTCGGACTTCCAGGACTCGCAGCTCCCGACTCGCTCGGCGGAGGCGGCGCACCTGTTCGATTGCTGTTGGCGGCCATCGAGGAAGCGGCGTACCTGCTGGCTCCGGTTCCGCTCGTGCCGACGGTCATAGCGCTCGAAGTACTACTCGCGGCAGGCGCGGACGACGCCGCACGGCGTGTCGTCAGCGGCAGCACTGCAGCCTTCGTGGTCTCTGTCGACGACGGGGGGTGGGTCACGGATTCAGGCCTGCCTCAGCTACGGGACAATCGTCTCTCCGGTGTGGTCGAACGCGTGGCGGGCGCACCGGTAGCGGAGGTACTTACCGCTCTCGCAATCGATTTCGATACCGACGAGCAGGTACTTGTGGTGATCGAACCCGAGAACGTCGAAAGATCCGACCAGGAATCGATCGACATCACGGCAACGGTCGGCACCGTGAAATTCGACAACGCACGATGCGTCGTCGTAGCGCGTGGACCGGACGTCGAGGTCGCCTTGGACCGTGCCCGGGTCCGAGCGCTGGGTGCCGTGGCGGCGGACTCTGTCGGCGTTGCCAATCGGGCACTCTCAATGGCGGTGGAGTGGGCAGGACAGCGCGAGCAGTTCGGACGGCTCATCGGGTCGTTCCAGGCCGTATCGCATCGGTGCGCAGACATGCTGGTCGCTGCCGAAGGTGCCCGCAATCAAGTGCTCTCGAGTGCAGACCTCTCGGACGATGACCCTGACGTCGACGTTGCTGCGGACCTCGCCGCGGCGTCGGCGTGCACCGCCGGTGTGGCGGTGACAGAAGCCTGCATCCAAGTGCACGGCGGTATCGGATTCACTTGGGAGCATCCTGCTCATCTCTTGTTGCGCAGGGCCACCGCCAACCAGGCGTGGCTCGGCAGACCAGAGGTGCTGCGGGACCGAGCGGTGGGATCCGTGCTCGACCGACTGTCCTGA
- a CDS encoding FadR/GntR family transcriptional regulator, producing MTDVSAAPVFNLLSPTGRPVRTPKTAELVAAKLRRMIVDGQLVDGDHLPHEAELMEHFSVSRPTLREAVRILEAERLVEVRRGSRTGARVCVPGPEVVARPASLLLELSGATVGDVLVARESLEPAAAGILATEGTEAAFDELERFVDEDIPAALAADEFGSAAARFHLRMVQLSGNATLALMAGMLHEIFDRHTTTVTRESTRTDVAAAQANYKLFVRSQRRLIKLLRARDSDGATAHWKKHMVVARSMLEGHLDVKVRDILD from the coding sequence GTGACAGACGTATCGGCGGCCCCGGTTTTCAACCTACTCAGTCCCACGGGCAGGCCGGTCCGGACGCCGAAGACCGCGGAATTGGTGGCTGCGAAGCTACGGCGCATGATCGTCGACGGGCAGCTCGTCGACGGGGATCACTTGCCTCACGAAGCCGAGCTCATGGAGCATTTCTCCGTCAGTCGTCCCACTCTGCGTGAAGCTGTGAGGATTCTGGAAGCAGAACGCCTCGTAGAGGTTCGCCGCGGCTCACGTACCGGAGCCAGGGTATGTGTGCCGGGACCCGAGGTGGTGGCGCGGCCCGCATCTCTACTTCTCGAACTGTCCGGTGCAACGGTTGGCGACGTGCTCGTCGCGCGCGAGTCATTGGAACCTGCGGCGGCCGGGATTCTCGCAACAGAGGGGACCGAAGCCGCATTCGACGAGCTCGAAAGGTTCGTCGACGAGGACATCCCTGCCGCGCTTGCCGCCGATGAATTCGGCAGTGCCGCTGCTCGTTTCCATTTGAGGATGGTTCAGCTTTCCGGCAACGCAACGTTAGCTCTCATGGCGGGGATGCTGCACGAGATATTCGATAGGCACACCACAACGGTGACGCGCGAATCGACCCGCACCGATGTGGCGGCAGCTCAAGCGAATTACAAGCTCTTCGTTCGATCGCAGCGCCGCTTGATCAAGCTGCTACGCGCTCGTGACAGCGACGGTGCCACAGCCCATTGGAAGAAGCACATGGTGGTCGCGCGGTCGATGCTGGAAGGGCATCTGGACGTCAAGGTGCGGGACATTCTCGACTGA